In a single window of the Necator americanus strain Aroian chromosome X, whole genome shotgun sequence genome:
- a CDS encoding hypothetical protein (NECATOR_CHRX.G22056.T1): protein MRRCGPTPALTIFVAYAPTSSYEEEEVEAFYMDLEKFYREDRAFCKVIIGDFNSKVGPRRKPEELHIGTHGLQWNDQGERLSEFIMTSKTIHGNSQFQKLSSLRWTWESPG, encoded by the coding sequence atgagaagatgtggtccaacaccagctttgacaatcttcgtcgcttacgctccaacatcaagttacgaagaagaagaagtcgaagctttctatatggacctggagaagttctaccgagaagatcgtGCCTTCtgcaaggtcataattggcgatttcaactccaaagttggcccaagaagaaagcctgaagaacttcacatcgggacccacggcctacaatggaatgatcagggggagaggctctccgagttcatcatgacgagtAAGACCAtacatgggaactcgcaattccaaaaGCTctcttctctacgctggacgtgggagtcacccggttga
- a CDS encoding hypothetical protein (NECATOR_CHRX.G22057.T1), protein MYKVLERIILDRLIKHSEETTLDEKAGRSTIDQVFIVRKVIEIWQRRQADIILAPSGHLLTDLQYAGDVVIFAESNTKLQHVVNLVWKLAAADGLRQRPDKCKQTWISSRPRTGIKVDAQPIELVETGRSPFSTNSEGFVGFELEEATWPQTEVLDQGGGRGPEDTRRG, encoded by the exons atgtacaaggtattggagcgcattatcctggaccgactcattaaacatagcgaagaaacaacgctcGACGAGAAagctggccgatctacgattgaccaggtgttcatcgtcaggaaagtgatcgaaatctggcagcg ACGTCAAGCCGATATAattctagcaccatcaggacacCTCTTAACCGATCTCCAGTACGCTggcgatgttgttatatttgcGGAAAGCaatacgaaacttcaacatgttgtcaaccttgtatggaagctggctgcagctgATGGACTACGTcaacgccctgataaatgcaagcagacgTGGATCTcctcgagacctcgaacgggaatcaagGTAGACgcacaaccgatagaactcgtc gagaccggtaGATCGCCTTTTTCAACGAATTCTGAAGGGTTTGttgggttcgagctggaagaagccacgtGGCCGCAAACGGAAGTTTTGGACCAAGGTGGTggaagaggacctgaggacactcggcgtggatag
- a CDS encoding hypothetical protein (NECATOR_CHRX.G22058.T1) — protein sequence MSKIPSQQVVIVGIDTNGKMGIEQQSDVLEKWYYPAERTLDNGDSLIHLCEQTGFIIASTFKRNHRRHQLTWQGPTLLTPEEQRKRKMMTLKLQLVLARNIPQSDVRKSRAVWDVAFDSDHRLVLLSFKIRFHKRNRGVPHQPKIDMAGLKDEECRTKLRQSVSIHVGVRTRKKLSDADSSTKCIQDVATEKGSIAAEEVCLCICGNKIHVQFCMCRAQHC from the coding sequence atgtctaaaataccaagccagcaggtggtcattgtcggaatcgacacAAATGGGAAGATGGGgatcgaacagcaatccgatgtgctagaaaaatggtattatccagcggagcgcacgttgGACAACGGTGACAGCCTGATCCACttatgcgaacagacgggcttCATCAtagcttccacgtttaagaggaatcatcgacgccatcagctcacgtggcaggggccAACCCTTTTAActcctgaagagcagcgcaagcggaagatgatgactcttaagcttcagctcgtcCTGGCGAGGAatattcctcagtcagatgtccgaaaatctagagctgtttgggacgtcgcgttcgactctgaccaccgtctagttcttctcagcttcaagatacggttccacaagagaaaccgaggagttcctcatCAACCGAAAAttgacatggcaggtctgaaagacgaagaatgcagaacgaaattacGCCAgagtgtgtctattcatgttggagtacggaccagaaagaagcttagcgatgcggattcctccacaaagtgcatccaggacgttGCAACGGAAAAAGGTTCTATTGctgcggaagaagtttgcctttgcatctgcggaaacaaaatccacgtgcaattctgtatgtgtcgtgCGCAGCACTGTTGA